In the genome of Anabaena cylindrica PCC 7122, the window AAAGTAGTTTATATAAAGATCCAAAGTTTTGGGAAAATGGATACTTCGGGATTGAACCTAGATTTTAAATAAGTTTTTCAACAATAAACGATAAATAAGATGCTGTTTATGTTTATTTATGCTCATAATTCTATATCGCCACCAATCAAAGCATTGATCAGATCGCCCGTAACAGGTATATCACTAAGCAGTCTAATCAAAGTTGGTTCTAAGTGACTTTTCCTATCAATAACCAAAGTGTTTTCATTTGAGAATTTTCTGATCGCTTCAGGATTATGAGAAGTTACTAAAATTTGCCCATTATTCTTAAATGATTGTCGCAGTGATGCGATAAAGTGTCCTACTTCAGATATAGAGAGATAGTTGTCAGGCTCATCCCAGAAACAAAAAAGTGGCCCATAGAATTTATTAGCAGCTAAAACAACAGCGCAAAGAAAAAAGCATTTTTCACCATCAGATAAATCTTGAAAGTTAACACTCAGATTTGCATGATTTTCTTCAAACCGCACAACCATACTTTTGAAATCTTTGCCGATAAGTTCGTTCTGAACATCCATAATATCGGGCATAATTTCTCGGAGATATTTGTCAAACAGTGTGTATGACGCAGGGTAGCGACCAAGTAACCCAGAAAACCACTCTCCGAAATTTGAAGCATCTCGTTTTGGCTCTAAAGTTTCACC includes:
- a CDS encoding AAA family ATPase; this translates as MLQRLYVNNFRCLENFELTIKGISSALLIGKNGLGKSTIATALEVIQSIGRGINKVGQLVNSKDFTRGRSDVPIRFEIEVLLKDKLYKYVLALELPEKFKELRVSEEQLLVSGEPIYSRKEAQVTLYTSSQNREAQFLVDWHLVALPVIQEQSETDPLRIFKTWLARMIILAPIPSLMTGVSNGETLEPKRDASNFGEWFSGLLGRYPASYTLFDKYLREIMPDIMDVQNELIGKDFKSMVVRFEENHANLSVNFQDLSDGEKCFFLCAVVLAANKFYGPLFCFWDEPDNYLSISEVGHFIASLRQSFKNNGQILVTSHNPEAIRKFSNENTLVIDRKSHLEPTLIRLLSDIPVTGDLINALIGGDIEL